From Miscanthus floridulus cultivar M001 chromosome 15, ASM1932011v1, whole genome shotgun sequence, the proteins below share one genomic window:
- the LOC136507955 gene encoding CBBY-like protein isoform X1: protein MFRWAHPPIHPGGGQTNHHCPCPLPSAGDSSPPPVHTPTVFSVSRVMTAAAAAAAARCVPHRASPPETLKAPASIPTSSAATASALLHAAVAAGRGRRLPAPPLRCFSSSPEKTAPPDLGLLLEVEGVLADVYRFGNRQAFNVAFRSLGLDCANWTEPIYADLVRKARGNEERMLALFFDRIGWPTSLPTSEKGSFIKSVLREKLKALEEFSASDSLPLRPGVETFIDDALSEGVPLAILAAYGRNGEKISRSIAMNLGPERISKIKIVGKVEVEESFYGQLVLGKGVTSGVDEQLVREAQKAASAEKQRIAEEVASILNLSVDITASESSEKVIAALRAGSEYVGCDVQNCVLVAGSQSGVLAAERIGMPCIVVRSSFTARAEFHSAKAVMDGFGNTDLTVSKLLSKRWS from the exons ATGTTCCGGTGGGCCCACCCACCCATCCACCCAGGTGGTGGACAAACCAATCATCACTGTCCCTGTCCTCTCCCATCGGCGGGGGATAGCTCGCCGCCGCCGGTCCACACGCCCACCGTCTTCTCGGTCTCGCGCGTCATGACTGCCGCCGCTGCTGCAGCTGCCGCTCGGTGCGTCCCGCACCGGGCGTCCCCGCCGGAGACCTTGAAGGCCCCCGCCTCCATCCCCACCTCCTCGGCCGCCACTGCATCTGCTCTCCtccacgccgccgtcgccgcgggaCGCGGCCGCCGGCTCCCGGCGCCGCCGCTTCGGTGCTTTTCCTCGTCGCCGGAGAAAACTGCCCCGCCGGATCTTGGCTTGCTTCTGGAGGTGGAAGG AGTTCTTGCGGATGTCTACCGTTTTGGCAATCGCCAAGCTTTCAATGTAG CATTTCGAAGCCTCGGGCTAGATTGTGCAAATTGGACAGAGCCAATATATGCTGATTTGGTGAG GAAAGCTCGTGGTAATGAGGAAAGGATGCTGGCATTATTCTTTGACAGG ATTGGCTGGCCTACATCATTGCCAACTAGTGAGAAAGGGTCATTTATAAAAAGTGTTCTCCGTGAGAAG TTGAAAGCTTTGGAAGAGTTCTCAGCTTCTGATAGCTTACCACTACGGCCTGGAGTTGAAAC GTTCATTGATGATGCACTTAGTGAGGGTGTCCCTTTGGCCATATTGGCTGCATATGGGAGAAATGGAGAAAAGATTTCAAG atcTATAGCTATGAATCTGGGCCCTGAAAGAATCTCGAAAATAAAGATTGTTGGAAAAGTTGAGGTTGAAGAAAGCTTCTATGGGCAACTTGTTCTTGGTAAAGGAGTCACATCTGGTGTGGATGAGCAACTTGTCAGGGAAGCCCAAAAGGCTG CTTCTGCAGAGAAGCAGAGGATTGCAGAAGAGGTTGCATCAATCCTAAACCTCAGTGTTGACATCACAGCATCCGAAAG CTCAGAAAAGGTAATAGCAGCTCTCCGAGCTGGTTCTGAATATGTTGGGTGTGACGTGCAAAATTGTGTTCTTGTTGCGGGCAGCCAATCTGGTGTCCTTGCAGCTGAACGCATTGGCATGCCATGCATAGTTGTTCGAAGCAG CTTTACTGCAAGAGCAGAATTTCACTCTGCAAAGGCCGTTATGGATGGATTCGGGAACACAGACTTAACCGTTTCAAAACTACTGAGCAAAAGGTGGTCTTAA
- the LOC136507955 gene encoding CBBY-like protein isoform X2: protein MLALFFDRIGWPTSLPTSEKGSFIKSVLREKLKALEEFSASDSLPLRPGVETFIDDALSEGVPLAILAAYGRNGEKISRSIAMNLGPERISKIKIVGKVEVEESFYGQLVLGKGVTSGVDEQLVREAQKAASAEKQRIAEEVASILNLSVDITASESSEKVIAALRAGSEYVGCDVQNCVLVAGSQSGVLAAERIGMPCIVVRSSFTARAEFHSAKAVMDGFGNTDLTVSKLLSKRWS from the exons ATGCTGGCATTATTCTTTGACAGG ATTGGCTGGCCTACATCATTGCCAACTAGTGAGAAAGGGTCATTTATAAAAAGTGTTCTCCGTGAGAAG TTGAAAGCTTTGGAAGAGTTCTCAGCTTCTGATAGCTTACCACTACGGCCTGGAGTTGAAAC GTTCATTGATGATGCACTTAGTGAGGGTGTCCCTTTGGCCATATTGGCTGCATATGGGAGAAATGGAGAAAAGATTTCAAG atcTATAGCTATGAATCTGGGCCCTGAAAGAATCTCGAAAATAAAGATTGTTGGAAAAGTTGAGGTTGAAGAAAGCTTCTATGGGCAACTTGTTCTTGGTAAAGGAGTCACATCTGGTGTGGATGAGCAACTTGTCAGGGAAGCCCAAAAGGCTG CTTCTGCAGAGAAGCAGAGGATTGCAGAAGAGGTTGCATCAATCCTAAACCTCAGTGTTGACATCACAGCATCCGAAAG CTCAGAAAAGGTAATAGCAGCTCTCCGAGCTGGTTCTGAATATGTTGGGTGTGACGTGCAAAATTGTGTTCTTGTTGCGGGCAGCCAATCTGGTGTCCTTGCAGCTGAACGCATTGGCATGCCATGCATAGTTGTTCGAAGCAG CTTTACTGCAAGAGCAGAATTTCACTCTGCAAAGGCCGTTATGGATGGATTCGGGAACACAGACTTAACCGTTTCAAAACTACTGAGCAAAAGGTGGTCTTAA